The following proteins come from a genomic window of Maribacter algicola:
- a CDS encoding S1/P1 nuclease encodes MKKLTLIFLLIVQCSFANDEIWSKTGHRVIGDVAQEYLSRKTRKAIGELLDGQSLASVSNFADEIKADRKYSEFSAWHYVNFPADKDYKDVEPSEYGDLVIGINKCIEIITATESSKEDKAFYLKFLVHLIGDLHQPMHIGRLEDKGGNDIQLQWFGRGSNLHRVWDSNMIDDYGMSFTELSNSLPKLTKQQVKQIQQGDIYDWIEETQEITNEVYDSVEVGEKLGYQYSYRWWGTVENQLLKGGIRLAAVLNDIFK; translated from the coding sequence ATGAAGAAACTTACACTGATTTTCCTACTTATAGTTCAATGTTCCTTTGCTAATGATGAAATCTGGTCAAAAACTGGTCATCGGGTCATAGGTGATGTAGCCCAAGAGTATTTAAGTAGAAAGACACGGAAGGCGATAGGGGAACTATTGGACGGACAAAGTTTGGCATCGGTCTCCAATTTTGCCGATGAAATAAAGGCCGATAGAAAATACAGTGAATTCAGTGCTTGGCATTATGTCAATTTTCCAGCCGATAAGGATTACAAGGATGTGGAACCCAGTGAATATGGCGATCTGGTTATTGGAATCAACAAATGCATCGAAATAATCACCGCAACGGAAAGTTCCAAGGAGGACAAGGCATTCTACCTAAAGTTTTTGGTACACCTCATTGGGGATTTGCATCAGCCCATGCATATTGGTCGGCTGGAAGACAAAGGAGGGAACGACATCCAATTACAGTGGTTTGGAAGGGGCAGTAACCTGCATCGGGTATGGGATTCCAATATGATCGATGATTATGGTATGAGTTTTACCGAACTTTCAAACTCCCTACCAAAGCTTACCAAGCAGCAAGTAAAACAAATTCAGCAGGGCGATATTTATGATTGGATCGAGGAAACCCAGGAAATCACCAATGAGGTTTATGATTCCGTGGAAGTTGGGGAGAAACTGGGGTATCAATATAGTTATAGATGGTGGGGTACGGTTGAAAACCAATTATTAAAAGGGGGCATACGGTTGGCTGCGGTGCTGAATGATATTTTCAAATAG
- a CDS encoding TIGR03643 family protein, with protein MTKEFTERELDRIIEMAWEDRTPFEAITFQFGISEQETIEIMRREMKPSSFRMWRKRVQGRATKHRNLRENVSGRFKCSRQKNISGNKISKR; from the coding sequence ATGACAAAAGAATTTACAGAAAGGGAACTGGACCGAATCATAGAAATGGCCTGGGAGGACAGAACCCCTTTTGAAGCCATAACCTTTCAGTTTGGTATCAGCGAACAGGAAACCATAGAGATCATGCGAAGGGAAATGAAGCCCAGCAGTTTTCGAATGTGGCGGAAAAGGGTTCAAGGAAGAGCTACCAAGCACAGAAATTTACGCGAAAATGTTTCCGGAAGGTTCAAGTGCTCCCGACAGAAAAATATCAGCGGGAACAAGATTTCAAAAAGATAG